Part of the Juglans regia cultivar Chandler chromosome 14, Walnut 2.0, whole genome shotgun sequence genome, ATTCTAAGTGTTTGGTGAAAGAGGGTAATGTTTCTTTCTGGCATGATAATTGGTTGGATGGGGGTCCTATTAGTGTTCATTATCCTGTTCTTGAACTTCCTTTGcttaaaattaaagattgtCGAATTGAAAATGGGTGGGATATTCCTCTTTTGGAAAGAGCTGTGGGTCAACAAAAAGCTCTTGAGTTGTACCAATTTTTAGCCACGAGGAAGGATGGTCAGGATGTTCTTATATGGGCGAATAATAATAACGGTGATTTCACTACTAAGAGTGTTTGGGATTGTATCAGGGTTAGAGCTCATTCGTTACCTTGGGCCACTGGATTTGGCATCCTAATCTTCCCAAGAAAATTTCGGTTATGATGTGGAAGGCTTTACATAACGGTTTGAGTGTGGATGAGAAGATAAAGAATATTGGCATTCCTTCtgtttctaaatgtaattgttgtgcCAGGGGTCATATGGAAGACTTGAACCACGTGCTTTGTACTGGTGATTTTGCCAGACAAATCTGGCGTCTGGCGGCAAATCACTTAGGTGTTCATATGGGTGTTTTCCTAACGTGGAaggaacaaattaatttttggttcCGCCGTGCTGGTAAATCTTCTCAACTTAGGATTATCTTTGGTATTATTCCTTATATTGTCTCTTGGAAAATTTGGGATAGGCGTTGTAAAGCCCGTTTTGAGGATAGGGTGGACTCAGTTCAGACGATTTGGCATGTTATCAAGATATGGATTCGTCAGATTATTTCTTTAGTTATGAGAGTTTCGAGGATTTCTTCCCATGATGTCGCTATTTTGCAGAGATTGGATATCCCGGTCTTACCTCAGAAGCCTAGGCAAATTCGGGTGGTGAGGTGGCTTAGGCCTCCTCCGGATTGGATGAAACTGAACTCTGATGGTAGTAGCTTAGGGAATCCTGGGCCGGCTGGTGCTGGGGGGGTTATTCGGGATAATTTTGGTAGGCTTCAGGCTGCTTATTCGGTCTTCTTGGGTCAGGGGTCTAATAATTTTGCTGAGCTGAGAAGCCTGCTGGAAGGGGTCAGGAGGTGTTATCAGTTAGGTTTTCGTAGGATTGAAATTGAAGTGGACTCTCTTTTGATTGTCAGCTGGGTTACTAAGGGAACTTGTAACATCTGGTACTTAGAAGATTTCTGGGAGGAGTTGCAGGGTTTCTTGGACCGTCTGGAGTATCGTTTGACCCATgtttttcgtgaaggtaatgcgGTGGCTGACTATTTAGCCAAAAGGGGAGCTGAGGTCTTTTAACGACGATCTTACCAGCCAGCTTCGTGGTCTTCTTCGTATGGACAAAATTGGCCTCCCTTATTTGCGCATCTCGTAGTCCCTGGTacgctttcctttctttctctgaggttattattttattatgatttcGCTTCTTTTTTGCAGGAGTTGGGCTTTTTGGTTTTGTCCTGGTTTTCACTACCTTAGGCTTGTTAGAAGTTGCTTTATGGCTTTCTTGATTGGTTTTGACACTTGGTTTTGGGTTAGTTCCTAGTGTTTATCTTTGTAAACCCTCAAGTGTATTgatgtaaccacggtattcctccgccataagtgagggtgatttattaataaacttgagacggggctgctatgtgtgtggctaccggctcttttaaaaaaaaaaaaagtcttacaGATCAAGGTTGATaatatttgtttcttcttttttgaaaGTTAAGCGGCCCCATCGAATGGTTGAGAGGAAGAGTTGAACTAGTTACATGAGAGGTGGTCCTTTGGCCGAATGCACGGaatctttcaataaatttgAGAGAGAAACAAGAAAGAACACCTCATAACACGGTGTAAAGCTGCATGCATGATTGAGTTACATTTATTCATTCGTACGTGCTAGCTCTTTCAAATGTCAATTAGATATTGTAGGAAAGCGATGAGAAGtggaaaaaggaaacaaaataaaatcaggcCAACAACTTCCGCCTAGCATTATGCACGCATATACGCGCGCGGTGGGAACTTGAAGacacagaaagagagagaagttgCCCTTACGTACGTACCTACCATGCATGAGCCGCGCATTTACTCGGTTGATTAGCCTTTCAAAGAGATTTCCCGCCCCATATGCTTGCTTACTCTAATGTCAACTGCGCAGTTACCTTTATTTGTGCAAAGGCCGGCTAGCTAGTTTTGTACCTGCCTGCACCAGCACCGCCCTTGAAAAATATTCAAGTTTATAGTTCAATTCTAGTATCTTTTATACcagcttttcattttcaaaggaatatatatattttatataaatataaatatatatatatatatatatatattatagatacacacacacacaccagtttttcaaagaaaaagggtTCCGGGGAAGTAAGCTAAGTAGAATATCTGTAGGGCCGTTTGCGGTTTGCCAGTTAATTTTAGCGCATGCACGCAAGTCCTAATAAGCGTTAAGCacgagaaaaagaagagaaacgtCGCTTCATCACAAAGAAGATTTCTTTGTAGATATAACATGCATTGGACTTCCACGAATGCATGATTAAAGCGATCCCACATCCATTGTGGTCGATGCAAAAGTATTAGTTAGATCTATGATTTTTGCTAGCGCTTTGCATCGAGTTAATAACATCCCAAAACGTTAGATCAATAGCTCCCATGAAAATTTTCTGCTTACCTCTAAGTCAGAAAATATGAGTGATAGGGAAAGTTTTTGGCCCAGCGAGTGTCAATAATGATTActtgcgaaaaaaaaaatgaaagtccTGGCCATTTTGGTCGTCATAATTGACGTTTTTTAGTCGTCCAAAGGAGCtttgtattaaatataaatagttacAACTTCCTGCAGGATCATAacattttgaatatatataaatcattaacaTTAATAATCATTCACTCTTCCCTCTCTTCATTGTCTTCACTTTATTGCAGTACTAGAGCTACACTGATACCAGATCAATAATTATTCTAAGGAATGGGTTTCTTGAAGATTGGCTTGTCAATTGGAAAAGGGGGTAGGAGTGGCTTCTTGGGGATTGGAAATGGATGGGGAAGAGGCTTCTTGAAAATGGGTATATGCGGAGGAAGCGGTTTTTCGAAAACTGGAATTGGAGGCAAAGGCTTCTTGAAAAAAGGTTTCTTAAATATCGGAATTGGTGGTGGAAGTGGTTTCTTGATGACAGGAAATGGTGGAAGTAATGGTTTCTTAAACACTGGAATCGGTGGTGGAAGTGGTTTCTTAAATATTGGAATTTTCGGAGGAAGCGGCTTCTTGAAAATGGGTATTGGTGGTGGGAGTGGCTTCTTAAAGATTGGAATTTTCGGAGGAAATGGCTTCTTAAAAACTGGAATTGGTGGCGGCAATGGCTTCTTGAAAATTGGAATTTTTGGAGGAAGCGGCTTCTTGATAATTGGAATTGGTGGCGGCAATGGCTTTTTGAAAATAGGAATTTTTGGTGGAAAAGGCTTCTTGAAAATAGGAATTGGTGGTGGTAATGGCTTCTTGATAATTGGAACTGGTGGCAGTAATGGCTTCTTGAAAATAGGAATTGATGGTGGTAATGGCTTCTTAAAAATTGGAAATGGCGGCGGAAGTGGTTTCTTAAAAAATGGAATTGGTGGCGGAAGTGGTTTCTTGAAACCAGAAATTGGTGGCAGAAATGGTTTCTTAACAAATGGAAATTTTGGTGGAAGAGGCTTTTTGAAAGTTGGAAGTGGGTGTGGATGTAACTTCTTAAAATACGGTTTCTTAAACGGTGGGAATGGTTTCTTAAATGGTGGGAATGGTTTCTTATAAATTGGTGGATGTGGTAGAAAAGGTTTCTtgaatttctcttcttcttggtGGAGATCTGCAGCCACTTTGTGTTCTACATTCTGAGGCTTTCCGTCACTGTTGACACCAAGTTCTGCACAAAAAATGCACAAGATCATCATATGCAAGGATTATAAAAGCAGATGATGTCTATTAAACCATAATACACTCGACAACTGAGCATCTTAAGTATCTGCAAATAAAGTCAAAGCATCAAAAGGAAgcaacttaaatatataattaatagctGATCAAGCTGTACGTCCTTGACGCATGTGTTACAGAAAGAAGAAGGTACCTGTTGAGGTGGCCTGGGCATGGCAGCTCAAAGCAAACAAGCACACCCAGAAGGCTAGAAGAGCCCCTGGCCATGAGGATTTCGTCCTCATAGTGAACCCTGATGATGGCCTTTTGGGTTTAACCTGCAAAAGTTAATTTGCAATCTGCTTCAATGTCTGGGTGTCATTGAGTTTCAGAGGTCTCTCTCTTATATAATCGTGAGCATGGTGAAGCTGTTTAAGCGGTGCACTTACCCTGCACTAAATAGCGGCTTTTGTAGTATGAAGTTTGGGGATGAAAAGTAGTAACCTGCCCACCGGATTTGCCGCTCAGACGCCACTATCATCATTGATGAGCTCCCCCCAACCGTTTTCCAGTTTTGGTTGTATTTTTGCGGCTTTCAATTTTCATACAGTACCTGGTCTACATACAGTAAGATTGGACAATGATTTCTCCACACAGCATGTACGTAGAACCCATCATTTAATGCAGTAGAATCAAATGcagatgaacaaaaaaaaacagactGCACAAGGATAAACAGGATCTACTTACAGTATACAATAATGATATGATatcgagatgagatgaaaattaaattaaataattaaataatatattattataatatatattttaatattatttttattttaagatttgaaaaagttaaattatttattttattttacgtgaaaatttaaaaaaattataatgatgaaatgagaaatttttaaagttttaaattttagtcttgaaagcaaactAGGCTGCCTTCatttaatagtaaaatatttcatttcatttcattattataattttttaaaattttcatataaaatataataaataatttaacttttcaattctcaaaacaataataatattaaattttttttaataatattctaataatattttattcaattcaacttatctcatctcaattcactatttaataataaaaatacccaAGTATTGTAGAGGAGATGATTAACGTTTTGAAATTCAAGTACCAATGAAGATTATGGGGACGAAGGAAATCGGGATTTGGGGGGAAGTCTGAAAATCGATGGAGGTATTGGCGCGTTTCCATTAAAATCAGATTCGCAGTGAACTTATGCGTCGGCAGAAGACATTAAAATCAGATTTGCAGCGAACTTATGCGTCGGCAAAAGATTTTGGGATTTTGCGGCGGTTTAATTCGCCGTAATTAACGTTAAAATCGCTGTAAAAGTAAAAATCTTTTTTACGGCGAAAATTTTCGCcgtaaaaaatcataaaatcgccgcaaaaaaatgacaataataGGCACCGGTTGGAAGCCGCGTCGACCAAACCTATCGCCGTAAATAATGACTTATTGCGGCGACATTTATTGCAGTAGaccaaaaatcgccgcaataaagTCATTTTCTTATAGTGTCAGTAGGGCACTTCTGAATAGATGGAGTTGATTGGGTTAGGACTCGAGCCTATAAATGCACTATATGCCACAAATTCTGGTATCAAGAGctcacaagaaaaaataaataaaataagaaaataaaatgacaacaTAAATACGTGTTGAACATATGTATACCTCTTATAAAGCAAATTCACCCTGAGGGATTTCGAATTtcataaaagatataaaatactttattttgtatatgaataattttgatagttcagtcttggaatttttaatttttgcatatttattttaaaatatatatataaaaatttgaaactcatattaaaaaaaaatattttttaacagtgatttttatttatttttatataaaatatgcgaAAACTGAACCCTCGGTGGCCCAATAAAAATGGCAGCCCAATTCGTGACCCAATCTGCTAAACAGGCGCAGACAAGTCCTACATTTCCATAACCCCGCgcgtattattttttttttaatgcaaaacgCACCACCATCAGCTGTCTCTcatcccctctctctcatcatctctctctctccggcggctctctctctcatctcgtcTCTCTAAACGAAACGCACCGTTTCGGACATATAATGTGTGCGCCTGATGCAGCTGCACAGTGGCTGCTCTAAGGATTTGGAATACTCTTTATTCCTAATGAAAATATGTGTTCTTTTCAATACGTTTAATATACATATGttttctcttcaaaaaaaaaatatatacatatgtttAAACCAAATCTGTCTGTATTGCTTTCCAATTAATTCTGAAACATTATAGAGTtcgttttttctcattttaaacTCGaaattctctctctgtttcttgcTTCTCCACCCCCCACCACCTGGCGATTGAAGCATTTTTTATTCAGCGAACCATGCTCACTGGCTTGCAAATGAATGAGACTTGATTTAAAGAAGGTAGAGGCGTTGTCGTTGAAGATGATGACCACCCATGTATTTTCTTGACCTCTCGTATCAACCCGGTATTTCTTCAATCTTTCCTAcattccctccctctctctcttttgtagTTAATGTGTTTGATCAAATGTATAAGCTACCTCAACCCAGTGTAATGTGTTCGTTGGGTTTTTTTCAACTaatgggttttatttattttgaaggaTAGGATCTTTGTGGGTGAAGTTAAGGGTCTGCCGTATTTACAGCGACAAATTTTCGTGCTTTTCATCTccatgaaatttgtaagtttctttCTGCGTAGTTACCTTTAATTTGCATACATAAATACCTCTGTATGAATATGTGCATGTAAAATATTGTTTAGGGGATTGATAAGCTTCATTTTATGCAGACATGTTTGAGCAAAGGTGGGGGTTTCCATTTCCCACCATGCCACATACTCAATGTATGCGGGTTTAGGATCT contains:
- the LOC108980236 gene encoding proline-rich protein 4-like → MRTKSSWPGALLAFWVCLFALSCHAQATSTELGVNSDGKPQNVEHKVAADLHQEEEKFKKPFLPHPPIYKKPFPPFKKPFPPFKKPYFKKLHPHPLPTFKKPLPPKFPFVKKPFLPPISGFKKPLPPPIPFFKKPLPPPFPIFKKPLPPSIPIFKKPLLPPVPIIKKPLPPPIPIFKKPFPPKIPIFKKPLPPPIPIIKKPLPPKIPIFKKPLPPPIPVFKKPFPPKIPIFKKPLPPPIPIFKKPLPPKIPIFKKPLPPPIPVFKKPLLPPFPVIKKPLPPPIPIFKKPFFKKPLPPIPVFEKPLPPHIPIFKKPLPHPFPIPKKPLLPPFPIDKPIFKKPIP